The genomic DNA ATATACCTAAGTTATTCTGCCAACACCATGTTTCATAATTATGGTTATAGTGTGGTTCTTTATTCTGCCATAGTTCATAATTATGGTAATAGTATGGTTCATTCTCCATCGTGTCGATTCTTGAATCCCTTCAGCATGTTTGCTGAACTTGTTTTGTTCTGCCATTGTAAAGAACATCTCTGCCTTGCGTCTGGATTAGCTTCCGTATTGGTATCTGTAATTTGTTATTTGTCCACATATGAATTTCtgaattctttttcttgcagCAGTTCAGGATAAACCTATTTCTCCTACATATAACATTATCAGATCATATTCCTGAGGATAAAAATGGAAGTGTTGAGGTAGCAGATGTTACAAATGAGATGTGTCCAGAAGGCACTTCAGGGGGTAGTTTTGGAATTAGCAGATGTTGCCATTGTAAAGAAGATGGCACTATTTTGGACCTGATTCTTCTAATGCATGTGAAAGCAATTACTCACAGGAAACTATAGTGCCTGCTGATAAGGAAACTGCTTCTGGAAGAACTGGGGGGAAGAAGAGGAAGTTACAGATGCAAGGAAAATGGAAAGGGGTTGACCCTGTTGTATTCTTCAAAGACACAACTATTATCAGTAGGATAAAAACATTCTATGGGATTGATGAGTCCTTTATGCTTCATGGTCAACTTGTCACAAGAAATAGTGATGCTAATCATGCATAGAGAATTTACTATGTTTCAAAGTCAGTGAACGATGTTCTTGAACTAAATTTCCGAGTTGGGCAGCAACTTAAGATAACTTCTGTCAGCCTGAAAATGTTTGTAAGTAACATTAGTTGTCTTCTTATTGTTTTAGCTTTTTTTTGGTTACTCTTGTGATTAACTTTCAATTAGACATGATCATATTACCTTTTGCCACCGCTCTCTTCCTCCTGTTCAGCTTGCATATGCCCTATACCATGTATAATGATCAGTCAACAAACTCTAAGCAGAACCTTTGTGCATTGCTTAAGGTTAATGTATCATTTGCCAAACTGTCTGTGTGTGTAAGTTAAACCAAAGAATAAAAAGAGAACTTATACATGATCTATGATAAGAGTTTGAGggtttttttcgttttttttaataacaggGGGGCCAAACATCCAGAGACAAGACCACTGCACCATGTTCATTTAGGAAATCATCTGAAAGGTTGCCAGTAATTCTTCCATACATTACCAAGCAGATCCTATCCGCAACCCCAACCGACTTCAAGCATCCATTGCAATATGAAACTATTAAATTCGCGTACTTTGTTGGTGCTGAATTTGGTGAGAAGGCATCCAAGCTAATGATGGGGTGTTGTGTGTTAGTACTGATTAGGTATGTAGTGTCTGTTCAGATATAAGGGTTCAATGCATTTAAAGTCAACACAGTTATCAATCTTCTGCAGGTGGCAATGCTTTGCCAGATGCTATCCAAGTTGATGAATCAACAATAGCCATAGGATGCCGGAAAGGCAGTGCCAGTTTGAGTGTGATGGCCACAACTATTGATTGCCAGGAACTGTTACAAAGACTTTTAATGCATACTGAGAGGGAGGATAATTCAATGCTGGAAATTAATGTTGACACAGCTCAGGTACAGTATCTGGATAACACTGCAAAGAATGAAGGCACCGACTCTATCGAGTTAACCATAAATGGTTGAAAGTACCCAGTTTTCTATTAACTTGACCTTCTTAGTTTATGGCCTAGAaagttttgtatatttatttacagAAAATACCATAGAAATAGATATTAGTATACGGTTTTAAAATAAACAGATAGGCTAAGCTATCAACAACTATATTTAATGCAAATTGGTGACAACTGCTCCACACCTTTTACATGTTATATGGCTTTAAGAGACATTGCATTAATCATCTGCTCATCAAACGTAACTAAAgcaatgttaaaaaaatatacaacacAAATAAATCACGTCACCTAAAAATTGATACTAGCTACATGGAACCTATAATTCGAAATTTTGAAAACGATATCCGGTCATGTTCTACAGCACACGTTCCCCTTAGCTGGGATTTCCTGCGCAGGTCCTGGAATAAGGATCTTCTTGCCAGTGAGGTTTGCGGGGTTGCCATTGCCTTGACCTTCTTCAGCTGTTAGATTCTTCTTGTTCACAATATTGAAAATCTCAGTCAACACAGTCATGAAGGCAGTCTCAACGTTAGTTGCTTGCAATGCTGAGGTCTCTAAGAAGAACAGCCCTTCCTTCTCTGCAAATTCTTTGGCATCCTCTGTGGGAACAGCACGCTGGTCTTCAAGATCACTCTTGTTTCCAATCAGAATGATAACAATATTCTTATCAGCATGGCCTCGCAGCTCTTCCAGCCAACGGGGTATGTTGTCAAAGCTTTGGCGTCTTGTTATGTCATAAACCAGCATTGCCCCAACAGCACCTCTATAATATGCACTTGTAACAGCTCTGTATCTGCTCATTGCACAAAAAAGCATAGGGAATAATAATCACTTTCTAGAGAGTTTTGGTAAAATTTAAATCCAATTTCTAGGGTCTACCATGGCAAAGTCTTGATCATATTGCAACACATCTCACAAATTAGGTTTAAATTGtaaattcattttgtttaaGGTGCTTCAAGATTGCTAGCTAACTTTTCCACAGCAACATTTACAGATGATAGAATATAATACAGTATATATTTCATTGATCTAACTACAAAGCATATACATGCTGAACGGCTTGTTTAAGAGACAACTGAAGGTTGCAAAACACAAAGCCCGACACTATTAAATGCATCTAATGGACTGATcacaaaaaaaattcataaatcagAGCATACACAGTACCTTAAGCACTACAAGAACATTATCAGTTTGGATAAAGTCCTAGATTCAaatcacatttaaaaaaaaaaaaatgatgatatgaaaacaaagaaaagaataaaaaatgaagagacTAAGCCTGTCCACCAGAAAAACAAAGTAGTTCAATCTTTCAAATGGAGAACTTGTACTCCTTGCATCTCACACCACGATCACATAAGAAACAACCCAGATTCTGTTAAACTATAAACAGCTAGCCCTGGTTACGCACAAATCTATGATAATACTGCACTAGCATTGAAGGAAAATTTGCTACTGTATCAGATGCGAACTTCAAATTGTAAGATATTGTGATACAATACTACTAGTCTGAGTTCCGATGTAGCTAACATAATCTCCATGGCAAAGCGGTAGATACTGTAATATAAGAAATaagttctttttcaattttaattattctagtCAGTTTGCTCACCAAGTTTATGTGCagtattattataaaatatacacTTAAAACACAGATCGGCATTGACGATGCAGCGGCCAACATGACATGGATACCAACAACTAATACACCTTTCATCAAATCTACATAACTATTTATAAACACAACACACGGCAATCAGATCAAAATCTAGAAACAACCCACATCAAATCTAACTCATCTGACCATAATCGTGCAGAAGAAAGCTAAAAAGGTGAATCGGTTGGAAAAAAGTACCGTTCTTGGCCAGCAGTGTCCCAGATCTGAGCCTTAACGCTCTTATGTTCAATAACTAAAGTTCGAGTTTGAAACTCAACTCCAATGGTGGCCTTGGAATCCAAAGTGAATTCATTTCTTGCAAACCTTGAAAGAATCTGAGACTTGCCAACGGAAGAGTCACCGATTAATACAACTTTGAAGACATAGTCTATCTTTTGGTTGGGATCTCCATAGCCTCCAGAAGCCATGTTTTTTTGTTAAA from Mangifera indica cultivar Alphonso chromosome 16, CATAS_Mindica_2.1, whole genome shotgun sequence includes the following:
- the LOC123199671 gene encoding ras-related protein Rab11D, with translation MASGGYGDPNQKIDYVFKVVLIGDSSVGKSQILSRFARNEFTLDSKATIGVEFQTRTLVIEHKSVKAQIWDTAGQERYRAVTSAYYRGAVGAMLVYDITRRQSFDNIPRWLEELRGHADKNIVIILIGNKSDLEDQRAVPTEDAKEFAEKEGLFFLETSALQATNVETAFMTVLTEIFNIVNKKNLTAEEGQGNGNPANLTGKKILIPGPAQEIPAKGNVCCRT